The Phycisphaerales bacterium AB-hyl4 genome has a window encoding:
- a CDS encoding PEP-CTERM sorting domain-containing protein (PEP-CTERM proteins occur, often in large numbers, in the proteomes of bacteria that also encode an exosortase, a predicted intramembrane cysteine proteinase. The presence of a PEP-CTERM domain at a protein's C-terminus predicts cleavage within the sorting domain, followed by covalent anchoring to some some component of the (usually Gram-negative) cell surface. Many PEP-CTERM proteins exhibit an unusual sequence composition that includes large numbers of potential glycosylation sites. Expression of one such protein has been shown restore the ability of a bacterium to form floc, a type of biofilm.) — protein sequence MKSRATALATMVMVCSGVVSMSAEAATVQVLARTGDVVDGHTVSGAIGNRPDINNAGQVVWMANNHIFIDEAIHIAPGTNIGGRIYNNVYGGAPVINNHGVVGFSFRESSPAGTLFATDTTLQFGTGDSTVNGHSLTSVGAVSINDAGMIAWASSFRDGTQSISVITTPTQFLIQQGNTISGVPVSSIPSFSRHALNSQGEALVMFADNNIRHYATQNGVIVSQGNTIGGITLTSMDHGGSINDHGDIAFMGFFAGNTRRGIFTNDRVVAVNGDVFDGLTLHSFNGGVDINNAGQVAFLGTFVQGGSGLFLDDELLLKTGDLIDGVAITGLGIPALNDSGLITAHVSLADGSQAIVLVPEPASALLIAAGLLVGVRRRFRMPPAAR from the coding sequence TTGAAGAGCCGCGCAACTGCGCTGGCGACGATGGTGATGGTGTGCAGTGGTGTCGTGAGCATGTCGGCCGAGGCGGCAACGGTGCAGGTGCTGGCGCGAACGGGGGATGTGGTGGATGGTCATACCGTCAGCGGCGCGATTGGCAACCGGCCCGACATCAACAACGCCGGGCAGGTGGTCTGGATGGCGAACAACCACATTTTCATTGACGAGGCGATCCACATCGCTCCGGGTACGAATATCGGCGGTCGCATTTACAACAATGTCTACGGGGGGGCGCCGGTCATTAACAATCATGGCGTCGTCGGCTTCAGCTTCCGCGAGAGCAGCCCAGCCGGGACGTTGTTCGCCACCGACACCACGCTCCAATTTGGGACCGGCGACAGCACGGTGAACGGTCACTCGCTGACGAGCGTCGGCGCGGTGTCGATCAATGACGCGGGCATGATCGCATGGGCCAGTTCTTTCAGGGACGGCACGCAGTCCATAAGTGTGATCACGACGCCAACGCAGTTTCTCATCCAGCAGGGGAACACCATCAGCGGCGTACCCGTTTCCAGCATCCCGTCGTTCAGCCGACACGCGCTGAACAGCCAGGGCGAAGCCCTGGTGATGTTCGCCGACAACAACATTCGGCATTATGCGACGCAGAACGGCGTCATCGTCTCGCAGGGGAACACGATCGGCGGTATCACCCTGACCAGCATGGACCACGGCGGGTCGATCAATGATCATGGCGACATCGCCTTCATGGGCTTTTTCGCCGGCAATACCCGCCGCGGCATTTTCACCAACGACCGCGTGGTCGCAGTGAACGGCGATGTCTTTGATGGACTGACTTTGCACAGTTTCAACGGCGGCGTTGATATCAACAACGCCGGCCAGGTTGCTTTCCTTGGCACGTTCGTCCAAGGCGGTTCGGGCCTGTTTCTCGATGACGAACTGCTGCTGAAAACCGGCGACCTGATCGATGGCGTGGCGATCACCGGCCTGGGCATCCCCGCTTTGAACGACAGCGGTTTGATCACGGCCCATGTGTCGCTCGCGGATGGCAGCCAGGCGATCGTGCTCGTGCCTGAGCCTGCGTCGGCGCTGCTGATCGCGGCCGGCCTGTTGGTCGGCGTCCGTCGACGGTTTCGCATGCCGCCGGCGGCGCGGTAA
- a CDS encoding glycoside hydrolase family 57 protein, giving the protein MATACLYFQVHQPHRLRRYSVFDAHRDYFDHARNDQILRRVAQKCYLPGTELLLKLIERHEGRFRVAFSLTGSVIEQFQKLAPEVIERFQELAESGCCEFLAETYYHSLAFLYDRDEFLAQVDQHAELIEELFNQQPTVFRNTELIYANDLADYIARTGRYRGILAEGVDSVLGQRSPNYPYNPPGHPDITLLLKNYRLSDDIAFRFSDRGWGEWPLNADKFADWIHDAHGQVCNLFMDFETFGEHQWRDTGIFQFLEALPGKVLDRGDNFLTPGEVVDQFASVGTYDSPRVTSWADTERDLSAWVGNAMQASALQELFKIEPDIKASGDMDLLHDWRKLTSSDHFYYMCTKYFADGDVHKYFNPYASPYDSYINFMNVLDNLRTRLETAKAV; this is encoded by the coding sequence ATGGCCACAGCCTGCCTCTACTTTCAGGTCCACCAGCCGCACCGTCTAAGGCGATACAGCGTCTTCGATGCGCATCGCGATTATTTCGACCATGCTCGCAACGACCAGATCCTCCGCCGCGTCGCGCAGAAGTGTTACCTGCCCGGCACGGAACTGCTGCTGAAGCTCATCGAACGGCACGAAGGCCGGTTCCGCGTGGCCTTCTCGCTTACCGGCAGCGTGATCGAGCAGTTTCAAAAGCTTGCGCCGGAGGTCATCGAACGCTTTCAGGAGCTGGCCGAGTCCGGCTGCTGCGAGTTCCTGGCCGAGACTTACTACCACAGCCTCGCCTTTCTCTACGACCGCGACGAGTTTCTTGCGCAAGTTGACCAGCATGCCGAGCTGATTGAAGAGTTGTTCAATCAGCAGCCGACGGTTTTCCGCAATACTGAGTTGATCTACGCGAACGATCTTGCGGACTACATCGCCCGCACCGGCCGATACCGCGGCATCCTCGCTGAGGGCGTCGACAGCGTGCTCGGCCAGCGTTCGCCCAACTACCCCTACAACCCGCCGGGCCATCCGGACATCACGCTGCTGCTGAAAAACTACCGCCTCAGCGACGACATCGCCTTCCGCTTTTCCGACCGGGGCTGGGGCGAATGGCCGTTGAACGCGGACAAGTTCGCCGACTGGATTCACGACGCGCACGGGCAGGTGTGCAACCTGTTCATGGACTTTGAGACGTTCGGCGAGCACCAGTGGCGCGATACAGGCATTTTCCAGTTTCTCGAAGCCTTGCCGGGCAAGGTGCTCGACCGTGGGGACAACTTCCTCACGCCCGGCGAAGTGGTGGATCAGTTCGCTTCGGTGGGCACGTACGACTCACCTCGCGTCACCTCGTGGGCCGACACGGAACGCGACCTCTCTGCGTGGGTGGGCAACGCGATGCAGGCCAGTGCGCTACAGGAGCTGTTCAAGATCGAGCCTGACATTAAAGCCAGCGGCGACATGGACTTGCTGCACGACTGGCGGAAGCTGACCAGTTCGGATCATTTTTATTACATGTGCACCAAGTACTTCGCCGACGGCGACGTGCACAAGTATTTCAACCCATACGCTTCGCCTTACGACAGTTACATCAATTTCATGAACGTGCTGGACAACCTCCGTACCCGGCTGGAGACCGCGAAAGCGGTGTGA
- the rpoB gene encoding DNA-directed RNA polymerase subunit beta, with protein sequence MLLKTVRDYSKRGDATAIPNLVEVQQAAYTRFLQQDKTHEKRDQKMGLESLLREVFPIVSYDESMQLEYIHYKLDEPRYTPEECKELRLTYGMPFRVGVRLVRKDVSEIPEEEIYLGEIPILLGGGEFIINGAERVIVNQLHRSPGVDFSIASAEADRPLHSARVIPERGSWIELEVTKKDVLSMRIDQSTKIPATTFLRALDENYSTTEKLLSLFYDLQSIPVADLKPEHYVAKPIIDTETGEELVSLGAQVGENIEQVLNSPLEKVQIIANPSDMLILNTLAEEKASHLDGMEVTDHEMALLTLYGRLRPGNPPQVDKARDLFKEKFFDENRYRLGKVGRFRINRKFDLEVPETEMQLRAEDFLKVVEYMLDLRAQRNKAHIDDIDHLGNRRLRTLDELAVEEMRKGFLKLRRTVQERMSVKDPDELAKVADLINSKSISSAIDHFFGRGELSQVVDQTNPLSTLTHERRLSALGPGGLNRKRAGFEVRDVHISHYGRVCPIETPEGTNIGLIASLGIYSQIDEYGFLLTPYRQVKNGKLTGEIVHLRADEEMKSTLGPADALDLEGKLTKGQVLARVDGDLAQVDSAQIDYVDISPKQLVGVSAALIPFLEHDDANRALMGSNMQRQAVPLIKTEPPAVATGMEKEVPRYSGMVVRAKNAGTITYVDSERLVVDNADEYVLRKFVGLNERTCLNQKPIVRLGEQVKKDQIIADGAATSKGELAVGKNALVAFNTFDGYNFEDAIVISERLVKEDVFTSIHIDEFDVEIRETKLGREEFTQDIPNVSEKMLSMLDEHGIIRIGAYVTPGDILVGKVSPKSKSELTPEEKLLHAIFGRAGEDVKNDSLEVPAGTEGIVIGAKRFSRRMHLNDEQKKQLRREMREYEASMDERAAELFRQMIEQINEATGTPMVDPSTRQKAGASDITEVVMEQIDSFDETWIKGNKSTREEAEQIYGQFWPRIEALRKEKERKLAHMKRGDELPSGVLEMVKVYLATKRHLSVGDKMAGRHGNKGVIARIVPEEDMPFLEDGTPVDLLLNPLGVPSRMNVGQILETHLGWACGVLGFQACTPVFDGATEDEIHQAIEEANKHVDDRLRECEEAGTPPGDREILAKMPAGGKIQLYDGRTGEPFDQRTTVGHMYMLKLHHLVDDKIHARATGPYSLITQQPLGGKARTGGQRFGEMEVWALEAYGAAYILQELLTVKSDDVEGRTKIYESMVKGVNTLEAGMPVAFDVLCNEIKGLGLNITMEKAEFDGGGIL encoded by the coding sequence ATGCTGCTGAAGACCGTGCGCGACTATTCGAAGCGTGGGGACGCTACTGCTATCCCCAACCTCGTCGAAGTTCAGCAAGCTGCATACACCCGTTTCCTCCAGCAGGATAAAACGCACGAGAAGCGAGACCAGAAAATGGGTCTCGAATCTCTGTTGCGCGAGGTGTTTCCCATCGTCTCGTACGATGAGAGCATGCAGCTTGAGTACATTCACTACAAGCTCGACGAGCCCCGTTACACCCCTGAAGAGTGCAAGGAACTCCGACTGACCTACGGCATGCCGTTCAGGGTCGGCGTCCGCCTCGTCCGGAAGGATGTTTCGGAAATCCCCGAAGAGGAAATATACCTCGGGGAGATCCCCATCCTGCTCGGCGGCGGTGAGTTCATCATTAATGGCGCGGAGCGCGTCATTGTGAACCAGTTGCACCGCTCGCCCGGCGTGGACTTCTCGATCGCCAGTGCGGAGGCCGACCGGCCGCTGCACTCGGCTCGCGTGATCCCCGAGCGTGGCTCGTGGATCGAGCTGGAGGTGACGAAGAAGGACGTGCTGTCGATGCGGATCGACCAGTCCACCAAGATCCCCGCCACCACCTTCCTGCGCGCTCTGGACGAGAATTACTCGACCACCGAGAAGCTGCTGAGTCTGTTTTACGACTTGCAGAGCATTCCGGTGGCCGACCTCAAGCCGGAGCACTACGTCGCCAAGCCGATCATCGACACGGAAACGGGCGAAGAGCTCGTGAGTCTCGGTGCGCAGGTGGGCGAGAACATCGAGCAGGTGCTCAACAGCCCGCTCGAAAAAGTTCAGATCATCGCCAACCCGTCCGACATGCTCATCCTTAACACGCTCGCTGAGGAAAAGGCGAGCCACCTGGATGGGATGGAAGTGACGGACCATGAGATGGCGTTGCTGACGCTCTACGGCCGACTGCGGCCGGGCAACCCGCCGCAGGTCGACAAGGCCCGCGACCTGTTCAAAGAGAAATTCTTCGACGAGAACCGCTACCGCCTCGGTAAGGTCGGCCGGTTCCGCATCAACCGCAAGTTCGACCTGGAAGTCCCCGAAACCGAAATGCAGCTTCGGGCCGAGGACTTCCTCAAGGTTGTCGAGTACATGCTCGACCTGCGTGCCCAGCGAAACAAGGCCCACATCGACGACATCGACCACCTCGGCAACCGGCGTCTGCGGACGCTGGACGAGCTGGCGGTGGAAGAGATGCGCAAGGGCTTCCTGAAGCTCCGCCGAACCGTGCAGGAGCGGATGAGCGTCAAGGACCCGGACGAGCTGGCCAAGGTCGCCGACCTGATCAACTCCAAGTCGATCAGCAGCGCGATTGACCACTTCTTCGGCCGAGGCGAGCTGTCGCAGGTGGTCGACCAGACCAACCCGCTGTCGACGCTGACGCACGAACGGCGTCTGTCGGCACTCGGGCCTGGTGGTCTGAACCGCAAGCGGGCGGGCTTCGAGGTTCGCGACGTGCACATCAGCCACTACGGCCGAGTGTGCCCGATCGAAACGCCGGAAGGCACGAACATCGGCCTCATCGCCTCGCTGGGTATTTACAGCCAGATTGATGAGTATGGCTTCCTCCTCACGCCGTACCGGCAGGTGAAAAACGGCAAGCTCACGGGCGAAATCGTTCACCTGCGTGCTGACGAGGAAATGAAGTCCACCCTCGGCCCGGCCGACGCGCTCGACCTTGAGGGCAAGCTGACCAAGGGGCAAGTGCTCGCTCGCGTCGACGGCGACCTCGCGCAGGTCGACTCGGCGCAGATCGATTACGTCGACATCAGCCCCAAGCAGTTGGTGGGTGTGTCGGCGGCGTTGATTCCGTTCCTCGAACACGACGACGCGAACCGTGCGTTGATGGGCTCGAACATGCAGCGGCAAGCCGTGCCGCTGATCAAGACCGAGCCGCCAGCGGTCGCGACGGGCATGGAAAAGGAAGTGCCCCGCTACTCCGGCATGGTCGTGCGAGCGAAGAACGCGGGCACGATTACGTATGTGGATTCCGAGCGGCTTGTCGTCGACAACGCTGACGAGTACGTGCTTCGCAAGTTCGTCGGCCTGAACGAGCGCACCTGCCTCAATCAGAAGCCGATCGTCCGCCTCGGTGAGCAGGTCAAGAAGGACCAGATCATCGCGGACGGGGCGGCGACGTCCAAGGGCGAGCTGGCAGTGGGCAAGAACGCGTTGGTCGCGTTCAACACCTTCGACGGCTACAACTTCGAAGACGCGATCGTCATCTCCGAGCGACTGGTCAAGGAAGACGTGTTCACGTCGATTCACATCGACGAGTTCGACGTTGAGATCCGCGAGACCAAGCTCGGCCGAGAAGAGTTCACGCAGGACATCCCCAACGTCAGCGAGAAGATGCTGTCGATGCTCGACGAGCATGGCATCATCCGCATCGGCGCGTACGTCACGCCGGGCGACATTCTCGTGGGCAAGGTGAGTCCGAAGAGCAAGAGCGAGCTGACGCCGGAAGAGAAACTGTTGCACGCGATCTTCGGCCGAGCCGGCGAAGACGTGAAGAACGACTCGCTGGAAGTGCCCGCGGGCACGGAAGGCATCGTGATTGGTGCGAAGCGTTTCAGCCGACGGATGCACCTGAATGATGAGCAGAAGAAGCAGCTTCGCCGGGAGATGCGTGAGTACGAAGCGTCGATGGACGAGCGTGCCGCGGAGTTGTTCCGGCAGATGATCGAGCAGATCAACGAAGCGACCGGCACGCCGATGGTCGACCCGTCGACGCGTCAGAAGGCCGGTGCCAGCGACATCACGGAAGTCGTGATGGAGCAGATCGACTCGTTCGACGAGACGTGGATCAAGGGCAATAAGTCGACCCGCGAAGAGGCGGAGCAGATTTATGGCCAGTTCTGGCCGCGTATCGAAGCGCTTCGCAAGGAGAAGGAGCGCAAGCTCGCTCACATGAAGCGTGGCGACGAGCTGCCCTCGGGTGTGCTGGAAATGGTCAAGGTTTACCTGGCCACGAAGCGACACTTGTCGGTGGGTGACAAGATGGCCGGCCGACACGGTAACAAGGGCGTGATTGCCCGCATCGTGCCGGAAGAGGACATGCCGTTCCTTGAGGACGGTACGCCGGTCGACCTGTTGCTGAACCCGCTGGGCGTGCCTTCGCGAATGAACGTGGGGCAGATTCTCGAGACGCACTTGGGTTGGGCGTGTGGCGTGCTTGGCTTCCAGGCCTGCACCCCCGTGTTCGACGGTGCGACGGAAGACGAGATCCACCAGGCGATCGAAGAAGCGAACAAGCACGTGGACGATCGGCTGCGTGAATGCGAAGAGGCCGGCACGCCGCCGGGCGATCGCGAGATTCTTGCCAAGATGCCCGCGGGCGGCAAGATTCAGCTTTACGACGGCCGCACGGGTGAGCCGTTCGATCAGCGGACGACGGTGGGGCATATGTATATGCTCAAACTGCACCACCTGGTCGACGACAAGATTCACGCTCGAGCGACGGGCCCGTACAGCCTGATCACCCAGCAGCCGCTGGGCGGCAAGGCGCGAACGGGTGGTCAGCGGTTCGGCGAGATGGAAGTGTGGGCGCTGGAAGCGTATGGCGCTGCTTACATTCTGCAGGAACTGCTGACGGTCAAGAGCGACGACGTTGAAGGCCGTACGAAGATTTACGAGTCGATGGTCAAGGGTGTGAACACGCTTGAAGCGGGCATGCCTGTTGCCTTCGACGTGCTGTGCAACGAGATCAAGGGCCTTGGCCTGAACATTACGATGGAGAAGGCCGAGTTCGACGGCGGCGGGATACTGTAA
- the rpoC gene encoding DNA-directed RNA polymerase subunit beta' — MAEMTYDRVNDYASVKINLASPNDIRSWSFGEVKKPETINYRTYRPEKDGLFCERIFGPERDYECACGKYKGTKFKGIICDRCGVKVTHSRVRRKRMGHINLAAPIIHIWFFKAIPSHLGNLLGMKTSDLEKVIYFQDYVVTDPGDTPMKPNQLLTEDEHRQAMEQYGNSFQAGMGAEAVKELLAVLDLDKLADELRNELKNTRSKQKIKDISKRLRIVEQIRKSENDPEWMVMDVTPVIPPDLRPLVLLESGNFATSDLNDLYRRIINRNNRLKKLMDLNAPEVIIRNEKRMLQQSVDALFDNGRCRRPVLGSSNRPLKSLTDMIKGKQGRFRENLLGKRVDYSARSVIVVGPELKLHQCGLPKKIALELYQPFIIRKLKEHGLVDTIKSAKKMLERRDPEVWDVLEEVIYQHPVLLNRAPTLHRMGIQAFEPTLVEGNAIRIHPLVCTGFNADFDGDQMAVHLPLSVEAQAEASVLMLSPHNVFSPANGAPIISPSQDIVMGVYYITSIPEPLSVDLVKELENRSESLSDELIKQMRAVPEYKDPVEALMAYDLKKIHVHQQIVVRLPEGQYVDMVTDQGGEPVEMPTSRRLVTTVGRLMFNEMLVDGLPYYNCSLGKKGCSRVIDDTYARAGRPATIELLDDLKAIGFKRSTTAGLSFGVTDLRIPAKKQDIIDATQKKVDRVEKAYHAGAITDRERYNQLLDLWTHCGEEVTKELLKELKGDRRYADGSIAPLEGGEGKPYLNPVWLMSDSGARGNVSQIKQLAGMRGLMTKPSGEIIETPIKANAREGLSVLEYFSSTHGARKGLADTALKTADSGYLTRKLADVAQNVFINMDDCGTKQGVTKHAIYKGEEVDVPLREHIVGRAARETIRNPITDELIVQENELITEESARKIEALGIDSVMIRSPLTCEAGHGICTKCYGTDMSTGRPVEEGLAVGIIGAQSIGEPGTQLTMRTFHTGGIGHRTLVETDYRATHAGSVQLRDVNEVPVKDEDGNDVLVALKRNGELAIVDDKGRELEKFKIQYGSYVTVKPGDKIRKGQILVKWDPHRVPILAEKPGTVRFEDIEVGETVRQEQEGKSKGGALVVIEHKGEKHPRIVIEGSDGKVLDFHYLPAKSRIEVQEGEAIEAGHMLARQPREVTGSSDIVGGLPRVTEIFEARKPREAAIMAEISGTVELQSDRRRGKMTIIIKSEAGLEVDHHVPQDRHLLVHTGDYVSAGDPLIDGPLVPHDILRVKGEEALYNYLLEEVQNVYRAQGVTINDKHIETIVGQMLRKVRIENPGDTELLPNEVVDKFRFREANEGLNDVGKIKESGDSGLPIGTKISRDELKEIRAKLEADGKEPPKASKCRPATAKTLLLGITKASLQSESFLSGASFQETTKVLTEAALAGKVDTLQGLKENVLLGHLIPVGTGFHRYQNLKVTKLAEPPAQEAPSREQELEAARAMAEAAGAEAPDKIEKTVGESSLVAQLLGELEGGNKGNR; from the coding sequence ATGGCTGAAATGACATACGACCGCGTGAACGACTACGCCTCGGTGAAGATTAACCTCGCCAGCCCCAACGATATTCGTTCGTGGAGCTTCGGCGAGGTCAAGAAACCCGAGACGATCAACTATCGAACCTACCGCCCGGAGAAGGATGGCCTTTTCTGTGAGCGGATCTTCGGCCCCGAGCGCGACTACGAGTGCGCCTGCGGCAAGTACAAGGGTACGAAGTTCAAGGGCATCATCTGCGATCGCTGCGGCGTGAAAGTGACCCACTCGCGCGTGCGACGCAAGCGGATGGGACATATCAACCTCGCGGCGCCGATCATCCACATCTGGTTCTTCAAAGCCATCCCCAGCCACCTGGGCAACCTGCTTGGCATGAAGACCAGCGATCTGGAAAAGGTGATCTACTTCCAGGACTACGTCGTCACCGACCCCGGCGACACGCCGATGAAGCCGAACCAGCTGCTCACCGAAGATGAACATCGTCAGGCGATGGAGCAGTATGGCAACAGCTTCCAGGCGGGCATGGGCGCGGAAGCGGTCAAGGAACTGCTCGCGGTGCTGGACCTGGACAAGCTCGCGGACGAGTTGCGCAATGAGCTGAAGAACACGCGCAGCAAGCAGAAGATCAAGGATATTTCCAAGCGGCTGCGTATTGTCGAGCAGATTCGCAAGAGCGAGAACGATCCCGAGTGGATGGTGATGGACGTGACGCCGGTGATTCCGCCGGACCTGCGTCCGCTGGTGCTGCTGGAGTCGGGCAACTTCGCGACCAGCGACCTGAACGACCTGTACCGCCGAATCATCAACCGCAACAATCGGCTGAAGAAGCTGATGGACCTCAACGCGCCGGAGGTCATCATCCGCAACGAGAAGCGGATGCTCCAGCAGTCGGTGGACGCGTTGTTCGACAACGGCCGATGCCGACGCCCGGTGCTTGGCTCGTCGAACCGTCCGCTGAAATCGCTGACGGACATGATCAAGGGCAAGCAGGGTCGCTTCCGCGAAAACCTGTTGGGCAAGCGCGTCGACTACTCGGCTCGCTCGGTCATCGTCGTGGGCCCGGAGTTGAAGCTGCACCAGTGCGGCCTGCCGAAGAAGATCGCGTTGGAGCTTTACCAGCCGTTCATCATCCGCAAGCTCAAAGAGCACGGCCTGGTGGACACGATCAAGTCGGCGAAGAAGATGCTCGAGCGTCGCGACCCCGAAGTGTGGGACGTGCTCGAAGAAGTGATCTACCAGCATCCGGTGCTGTTGAACCGTGCCCCCACGCTTCACCGCATGGGCATTCAGGCGTTCGAGCCGACGCTGGTGGAAGGCAACGCGATCCGCATCCATCCGCTGGTGTGCACGGGCTTCAACGCCGACTTCGACGGCGACCAGATGGCGGTGCATTTGCCGTTGTCGGTTGAAGCGCAGGCCGAGGCGAGCGTGCTGATGCTTTCGCCGCATAACGTGTTCTCGCCTGCCAACGGCGCGCCGATTATTTCGCCGTCGCAGGACATCGTGATGGGCGTGTACTACATCACGTCGATCCCCGAGCCGTTGTCTGTGGACCTGGTGAAGGAACTGGAAAACCGCTCGGAAAGCCTGAGCGACGAGCTGATCAAGCAGATGCGGGCCGTGCCGGAATACAAAGACCCGGTGGAAGCGTTGATGGCGTACGATCTGAAAAAGATCCACGTCCATCAGCAGATTGTCGTCCGGCTGCCCGAGGGTCAGTATGTGGACATGGTCACCGACCAGGGTGGCGAGCCTGTGGAGATGCCCACGTCGCGTCGTCTGGTGACGACCGTGGGTCGGCTGATGTTCAACGAGATGCTTGTGGACGGCCTGCCGTACTACAACTGCTCGCTGGGCAAGAAGGGCTGCTCGCGTGTGATTGACGATACCTACGCTCGCGCCGGCCGACCGGCGACGATCGAGCTGCTGGACGACCTGAAAGCCATCGGCTTCAAGCGGTCGACCACAGCGGGTCTGAGCTTCGGTGTGACGGACCTTCGCATCCCCGCGAAGAAGCAGGACATCATCGACGCGACGCAGAAGAAGGTCGACCGTGTCGAGAAGGCGTATCACGCCGGTGCGATCACGGACCGCGAGCGATACAACCAGCTGCTCGACCTCTGGACGCACTGCGGCGAGGAAGTCACGAAGGAACTGCTGAAGGAACTCAAGGGCGACCGCCGGTACGCCGACGGCTCGATCGCGCCGCTGGAAGGTGGCGAAGGCAAGCCTTACCTCAACCCGGTGTGGTTGATGAGCGACTCGGGTGCTCGTGGTAATGTTTCGCAGATTAAGCAGCTGGCGGGCATGCGTGGTCTGATGACCAAGCCGTCGGGCGAGATCATCGAGACGCCGATTAAGGCCAACGCCCGCGAAGGCCTGAGCGTGCTCGAATACTTCTCCTCGACGCACGGTGCTCGTAAGGGTCTGGCCGACACGGCGTTGAAGACCGCCGACTCGGGCTACCTGACGCGTAAGCTTGCGGACGTGGCGCAGAACGTGTTCATCAACATGGACGACTGCGGCACGAAGCAAGGCGTCACGAAGCACGCGATCTACAAGGGGGAAGAGGTCGACGTGCCGCTGCGTGAGCACATCGTCGGCCGAGCTGCCCGCGAGACGATCCGCAACCCGATCACCGACGAGTTGATCGTTCAGGAAAACGAGCTGATCACCGAAGAGTCGGCTCGCAAGATCGAAGCGCTGGGCATCGACTCGGTGATGATCCGCAGCCCGCTGACCTGCGAAGCGGGGCATGGCATCTGCACGAAGTGCTACGGCACGGACATGTCCACCGGCCGACCGGTGGAAGAGGGTCTGGCCGTGGGCATCATCGGCGCCCAGTCGATTGGTGAGCCGGGCACGCAGCTGACGATGCGTACGTTCCACACCGGCGGCATCGGCCACCGCACGCTGGTCGAAACCGACTACCGTGCGACCCACGCCGGCTCGGTCCAGCTGCGCGATGTCAACGAAGTGCCTGTGAAGGACGAAGATGGCAATGATGTGCTGGTCGCGCTGAAGCGCAACGGCGAACTGGCCATCGTCGACGACAAGGGCCGTGAGCTCGAGAAGTTCAAGATCCAGTACGGCTCGTACGTCACGGTGAAGCCTGGCGACAAGATCCGCAAGGGTCAGATTCTCGTCAAGTGGGACCCGCACCGCGTGCCGATCCTCGCCGAGAAGCCCGGTACCGTTCGCTTCGAAGATATCGAAGTGGGCGAAACCGTTCGGCAGGAGCAGGAAGGCAAGAGCAAGGGCGGCGCCCTGGTCGTCATCGAGCATAAGGGCGAAAAGCATCCGCGCATCGTCATCGAAGGCTCGGATGGCAAGGTGCTCGACTTCCACTACCTGCCCGCCAAGTCGCGTATCGAAGTGCAGGAAGGCGAGGCCATCGAAGCCGGCCACATGCTTGCTCGTCAGCCGCGTGAAGTCACCGGTTCGAGCGACATCGTCGGCGGTCTGCCGCGTGTGACGGAGATCTTCGAGGCCCGTAAGCCGCGCGAAGCGGCGATCATGGCTGAGATCTCCGGCACGGTCGAACTGCAGTCGGACCGTCGCCGGGGCAAGATGACGATCATCATCAAGTCCGAGGCCGGGCTGGAAGTCGATCACCACGTGCCTCAGGACCGTCACCTGCTGGTGCACACCGGCGACTACGTGTCGGCCGGCGACCCGCTGATCGACGGCCCGCTCGTGCCGCACGACATTCTGCGCGTCAAGGGCGAAGAAGCGCTCTACAACTACCTGCTCGAAGAGGTGCAGAACGTCTACCGTGCTCAGGGCGTGACCATCAACGACAAGCACATTGAGACAATCGTCGGGCAGATGCTCCGCAAGGTCCGCATCGAGAACCCGGGCGACACGGAGCTGCTGCCGAACGAAGTGGTCGACAAGTTCCGCTTCCGCGAAGCCAACGAAGGCCTCAACGACGTGGGCAAGATCAAAGAGTCGGGCGACTCCGGTCTGCCGATCGGCACGAAGATCTCCCGCGACGAGCTGAAGGAAATTCGTGCCAAGCTCGAAGCCGACGGCAAGGAACCGCCCAAGGCGAGCAAGTGTCGTCCCGCGACCGCGAAGACGCTGTTGCTGGGCATCACCAAGGCGAGCCTCCAGAGCGAGTCGTTCCTGTCGGGCGCTTCGTTCCAGGAGACGACCAAGGTGCTCACCGAGGCGGCGCTCGCCGGCAAGGTCGACACGTTGCAAGGCCTGAAGGAAAACGTGCTGCTGGGTCACCTGATCCCGGTGGGCACGGGCTTCCACCGCTACCAGAACCTGAAGGTGACGAAGCTCGCGGAGCCGCCGGCTCAGGAAGCTCCGTCGCGCGAGCAGGAGTTGGAAGCGGCGCGAGCGATGGCCGAGGCCGCCGGCGCCGAGGCGCCGGACAAGATCGAGAAGACGGTCGGCGAATCGTCGCTGGTCGCTCAACTGCTCGGCGAACTCGAAGGCGGCAACAAGGGCAACCGCTAA